Genomic segment of Pseudoalteromonas sp. NC201:
TTCAACCAGTAAGTAACATCTGGATCTGTAACTAAAGTCTCTAACAAAGCTATTCTTAATCCTTGATTGCGATAAGGAAAAGTTTTGCCGCCATCTAGGGTATAACCGTAGCCAGCATCTAAATCTTTTATTTGCTCCCAAGTCAATTGGTGAACTTTACCTTCACCATCAGTAGCACAGCTCAAGTCATTATCATGAAACGCCACCAAACGGTTATCACGAGTTAACTGCACATTCAAATGAATATTACGTACACCGTTTTTGATTTGTTGCTCAACCGCCGCCAGCGTGTTTTCGATTAAACCACTTTCACTTGCCGTAATACTTTGAGCCATACAACCAGTTTGCTTGAGTTTAAGATAGTCCACCACCAAACCACCGCCACGATAAGCAACAACATCACCTTGGTGGCGCAATTGAAACTCAGGGCTTTTAAAAAAACCAACAATGACTGTACCAACCAATGCCAATATCAGCAGTATGTTAGCAAGCTTCTTCATCTTTGATCCTCGGAATATTTTTCATTAAAGCGCTGTTGCAACCAATTAAAGTTGTTAATGAAGCTAGCGTGATCTTCTCCTGTTGCACTACATTGACGATAAAACTCTATACCTTCAACACAACCCCGTGCAACCCATTGCGCATATTCAACATCCTCTTTAACATTGGACCACTGTCCTAAGCGTTGTTGACGTATAAATTCTTCCCGCACTCGCTTTCGCGGCACACTCAATTTAACCGACTCGCGAAACGCTGCACGCCACGCATGAAAGGCGCTAGCATTAATAATAGTGGTAGAAGCAACCACATCCACTGGCTTGTATCGCTTACTTAGCGACATTGTCATATCGCCCCAAAACTCATCGACCGTAGCAAAAACTCGTTTATTAAACAGTTTTACCCCACCATTGCCATAACACAACCCATTGACCGAATTGATACAACGCCAAACATAAGTGGTGTCGTCACACAACTGTGATTCAGGTAAGGCAAAATCAAACTCAGAATGAATTTTATTATCACCATCAACAACAAAAAACCACTCACCACTAACCGCTTGAGCTGCTAATTTATGCGCATTGAGAATACCATCAACACCATGAACCCGCTTAACTTTTGGAAAACGTCTGCGTAAATTTAGCCAGTTATCCTCAGCACACAGCTCATCATATGAAATAAAAACAATATCGTACTGCATCATAATTCTCGCAATAAACTAGCCAAGGCATGAGATTGCTTGCCTTGGTTAAATAATTGACTAACTTTAGCTACAGCCTGTTGCCCAATATGAAGACGCATATCAGATGTAAAATTAGCTATTAGTTCAATCTTCAACGAAAGCCCTTCAATATCACCTTCTGCAACCAAAAAACCATTCTCACCATCATCGACCAACTCACCAATCCCCGAATGAAAACTCGACAACACAACTTTTTTCATGGCCATAGCTTCCATCAACACTACTGGCACCCCTTCCATATCACCGTTATCCGCAGTCTTAGAAGGCAACAACAAAACATCAGTTTGCGCCATAAGCTGCAAAGTTTTGTGATGGGCCAAAGCACCGTGTAATGTCACTCGATCCTCAAGTTCTAGTTCTCTAACCGAATTTTCACAAATTAGGTTTAACTCGCCATCACCGACAATATCAAAATGAAAATTGACTCGATTAGAAACTCTGGCCAAAGCTTCAAGAGCATCCAGTATCCCCTTCTTTTGAGTCAGGCGACCAACAAACAGGACACGCAATAACCCCGCATCCATTTTATGGTACTCAGCCAATTGAGCTAGTTGTTCAATATTCACTCCCATATGCATAACATCAACTTTCTCTCGCGCACAGCCCAAAGACGTGATCTTATCTTGCATAAAACGGCAGACCGATAACACCTTATCCGCTTGAGTAAATAACTTATGATAATGTGGTGTTAAATCTTTAAACGCTGGAAGCTTAGTAAGTTCATAGGCATGTAAAACACTAACTAACGGCCCTTGTATATAGCCAAACTGCTTTAACTGTGCCGCCATAACGCCTGCTCCCCCAAAATGAGTGATGACAATCTCATCAGCCGCAATACGCTTAGGACCTGAAACAATTTTATACAGTAACTTAGTGCGGTAATGTTTAGCATTTAAATTATCCCAGCGCTGTTTAAACTTACCTTGAGAATAAGGATGTAATAACCAACGAAGCATACGCCCTTTTGAATAAACTAAATCTTGCTCACCAATAACATCGACTTCACACCGAGCCAACAGCGGATGCTCGTTAGCCAAATCCACATGATTACTCTGTTCTGAACAAGCTACTGTGACCACTCGAACGCTAATCCCCTGCTGCAACAAACCCAATATTTCTTGGCGAATAAAGGTTTCACTCAGCTCCGGAAATCTTTCGAGAAAATAGACTATTTTCATCCGTTTAAACCAAATTTATCCAGCCTTTAACCGACGCTCTGGTAAATCTGTCGCAACACCGTGTAAAACTGGACACATGATCGAATCGGCTATATCAACATAAAAATTCGGTTGTGGCGGCTCGTTTGTAACATGAATAGGATCGCTAAACAGCAACTTGTTATGCTCAAAACGCAAATGCAATACAAAAGTTTTACGGGTACGACCTGAGAGTAAATTATCAGTGGCATGGATCAAACGACTATCATGAAAAGTCACATCACCACGCTTAGATAGATATTCCACCACATTCCACTTAATACCTGTCTTTTGGGCAAACTGCTGTCCCAATTCATCCAACGGTTTACGGAAACTGAATCCAGACACTTCGCGCTTATTCAGCGGCTCAAGTCGGTGAGAATTTTCAACATAAAGAATTGGCGCATCATCACTGTTAACATCTTCAAGAGCGATATGAGCTGTAATCCAGTGACCACTAAACAAATGTTTACCGTATTGACCGTCTTGATGCCAACTTATGTTGTACTCTAAACCTTCACCGGGCACCTTGTTAACCAAGTGAATAAAAAATGCCTGAGCAAAATCACTATTCATCAAGCGACTAGACAATACCCCAATCCCAGCTTCCATCAATAAACCAACCAAAGCAGGATCTGCCACAGTAGGATAAGAAACACGAGTAAGGTATTTTTCTGAATCTTTCGGAGGGTGAGTACGACGAGGTGGCGGATTACCACTAACATATTCTCCAGCCATAATACGGTCATAACAAGCCTCTAGCTTATCTAGCATTTGCTCGTTAAGTAGCCCTTCAAATTTTACCAAGCCAGTATCATTCAATTGCTTTTGATGAGCAGACATATCATAGTATTTATCAAACACAGTTTAGTTCCTCAAATGTTTGTTTAGGCGCAGCAAAACCGACCAAATCAGTAGCAACACCATGAATTACCGGACACATCAATTGATCGGCAAAGTCCAAGTAATAACTAGTTTGTGGCGGATTATTCCGAATTAAAAACGGTTCGTTGATCACCAACGGGTTATGACTAGTACGCATATGAATACTAAAGGTCTTACGGGTTTTACCACTGCGTAGATTGTCCGAAGCGTGAATTAAACGACTGTGATGAAAATTAACATCACCGCGCTTAGAAGTATGATACTTAACCTTCCAAGGTACATTTAAACGCTCAGCTAATACCAAGCCATGCTCATACAAATCAGCCTTAAAGGCCTGCCCAGTAATTTGTCCTTTATGTAAACCTTGTTTGAAAGTCGGTAAATGATGTGAATCTTCAATATACAATACTGGCGCATCATCTTCATTAACATCAGATAAAGTAATGTGAGCGGTGATCCAATCTCCTTCAAATAACCAAGGAGAATATTGTCCATCTTGATGCCAGCCGATATTAAACTCAGGCCCCTCGCCGGGCACCTTATTAATCAATTGAATACCCCAAGCCTGAACAAAATCACTCTCGCTTAATGCATTGGCCACAACCCCAATTCCAGCTTCCATTAATAAGCTGACCATTTGCGGATCTGCAATTGCCGGACAAGAAATTCTGGTCAAATTATCGTATGAGTCATTTGGCATATGAGTGCGATTAGTCGGTGGCACACCTGTTAAATAATTACCTTCAATAATACGGTCAAAACAAGCTTCAAGTCTTTCAAGCAAATCTTCACCTATTAATTTTTCGAAACCAACAACACCATTATCTAGATAATGTTGCCGCTTTTGATTAAAATCATATTGGCACTCAAACAAAATGCCCCCTCCTTGCAATCAAATCACCAAATACATAAACATCAACATCTCTGTCGGCAAAATCATTGATTACATCTTCTGGTGTCAAACAAATTGGCTTGCCACGACCATTAAGAGAAGTATTAATCAACGCCCCAACACCACTAAACTTTTCATATGCTAGTAATAACTCATGAACTTTAGCATTATCTGTTGAGCTAACGATTTGCAAACGCGACGTGCCGTCAACATGAGTAGCCTCTGGGATTAAGTCCGAGTCAATATCATAATTAAACAACATATATTTTGACGGAAATATATCATTGGTGATTTTAGCCAAAGACTCTTCAGCAACTATCGCCGCTAAAGGGCGATACCATTCACGAGACTTAACCATATGATTGAGTCTATCTTTCATTCCATGAGCCTGACAACTTGCAAATAATGAACGATTACCCAAAGCTCTTGGTCCCATCTCAGATTTACCCTGATACCAAGCAACAACCTCATGATTGTGTAGATATTTTGCTAATTTTTGCGCTGTATAGTCCTCGACAATAAAACCTTGCTTTTCAAGCCAGTCACGCTCAACTGTATAGCTTTCACCACAGCTATATACAGACACAGGCTCAAGTAAATGACCTTTCAATTGTAACTGGGCAAATATCGCCGCTCCCAAACTTTGACCTGAGTCATTGCAAACAGGAGGTACAGAATAACGTTCACCATAGCGCTGCCACAGCAGAGTATTCACCATAAGATTCAATGCGCAACCACCAGACATGGAAACTGAGAGGTCCTCATCAGTAACAATGTGACTAACATGCTCAACCACTGTCTGAGCGAACAATTGTTGTAAAGTCGCCGCCAAATTAGCCTTAACTTTAAACGTCGGTTGCCCTATATATTGTTTAAACAACTTAGCTAAAAACTTAGGTCTTTCAACTACTGAATAATCATAAAGATTATGTGGTGCAGCCAAAATCATCTCAGCATATCTCGGTTCATATTCACCATATGCCGCCATACCCATCACTTTGCCTGCAGCTGAAGGAGATTTTTCTATGCCCATCATAACCGCAAGAGAAGTCCAACCCATACCAGAGCCAAACCAAGGCAATTCATTGCAATGAGTAATAGTTAATTGTTTGCCATCACGACGAACCACACAATTACGTGAAAAATGCCCCCGCCCTTCATTAACAAAACACAGCTGTTTTTCCGCAGGTTTAGCATATTGAAAGCCAACCATTGCATGGCACATTTCATGGGCAACAACAAAACATTTAACTGACTTTCCTGTAATCAGAGTTTTAGACTCAAAATAGAAGTTATGCTGGTCAATACCTTGATTCAACGTTTCAAAATCATCGATTTTTGCGACCTTATTGCTAACGTGAGTACTAAAAGAAACCACATCGACCCTTTGCAACAAATCGGCCTTATGCTCTTTTAGATAATCCAGGGTAGTTTGAATTTTTCCATCGTGTTTGACCCGAGATAATCGCTCGGTTTCAATCGACCAAATCAATTCTCCATTTTCAACAAAGCTAACAGCCGAGTCATGACCTATTGAGTGAACCCCCATAATCAACATGATGCTGCTTCCTGCGCTTGTTTGGCCGCAACCCATTGTTCATGCATCATTGCTAATAAACGCACAGTCCGATTAGTGGTCAGGCGCAAAGCTCCAAACTCCTCAATATACATTTGACTAATCTGTTCGATATTGAGCTTTTGCAACAGCAACACCAAATCCTCTGGTGAAGTAACAACTTTGTCAGTCAACTGAGCATCAACAAACATATTCATCATTGCCTTAGCGCTATCTGTCATCTCAACTTGATGCTCAGACATTTTAGCTTCAAGACCAGCAATCAGTTGAACCTTGCACTGACCTATTTGCCCGAGAACTTTTTGCTCTTCGGTAGGTGGTTGTAACCACGCTAAGTTAGGCCTTAAATTAATCGAATCACCAGCCAAATACTTCAATACATTGGTTCTTAGTTCACAATAAGCCTGTGGCGAGTCAACCAACTCAGCAATCTTGTTGTAAATATCTTTCCAATCATCTCTGATACAACCAAGTTGATGCTGCTCAAGGTACTGTGCTCCCCACTCTTCCATTGGCAATCCAGAACGCAAACCCAACACAGGTTGCTTACCAAGTACAGCTTCGATCAATGTATTAATACTACCTTTACCAACATACACAGTGCCTTTTTTACCAAGTTCGGCCACTAAAGCTAAAAAATCCTTTTGTTGCAGACCATCAAGGACTTTTGCACGGCCCGGATAATCACGGGCGCTTTGTTCAGCTACCGCCAGCTCTTCAGCATCATTGATCACAATATAATGAAGGTTTAAATTGGTGTTTTTCAACAACTCTTGATACAACAATGTATATTTACGCCCACCGCGATTACTTACCAAAATCACATCTGTCAATTCACTAACTTGCTGCGTATCAGCTAAATTTTCCATTTGCACCGAAGAGATATAACCAAAATCATGAATTTGTGTTGCAGGCACTTTCACTATATCGCGCAGATATTCAGTTGCAGCAGGTAAACGAGTCAGATATTTCATACCGCTATCAATTGCACTACGGTGAACATCCATACTAAAGTGACCGTGATTAGTCACATAGTTATATAATTGTTCCGGCATTTTCTTAATTTTCTGGGCTGCTAACATACGAGCCACCACACCTTTAGTGCAGATAACGGTCGTAGGTTTACGCTGTTCAATCGCCTCAAGCAAAGGCAAATATTCAGAAAAATCTTGCTCTTCGGTTTGCTTAGCCACCCTATGATCTAAACGGGTAACAATATTCAAATAATTATCAAATACTTCATCAGTATTAGCGGCACTCTTTACCGCCATCTTAATGTCTTGACCCACTTGAACAAAATTGTCAATATAATCATCACCAGCAATCAAATCCACAAGCTGACCCGAGGTCTTAGTCAAAAACGCCTGCAACTGTTTAGCAGCCAGAAAATTCCCAAATTCTCCCCAGGACTTCATACATACAATTAAAATCATCCTCAAGTCCTCTTATTGTGCATTCATAGTAGTAGTAATGTAATCAACTATATCCAAACGAATTTGAGCAAATTGCTGCTGACAATCTTGACTCCATATGCTTTCAAGCAGTTTGCTCAAAGTACTGTATTCCCTATCAAGAACTTGCAAAGCAGCATTAATGCGGATTTGAACGTCAGATTTAGATTGCTCAAAAGTCGCCTTATCCATAACTTCAAAAATAATATTCTCACCTTGGATTTCGACATCTTTAGTAAAATCAATGGCATCATCAATCAAACAACAAATACGACCGAAATAACGGGTCGCTTCAATGAGGTTATGGTCATTTTGTTGTGGTAAAGCATCAACAAAATCTCTGGCAATCATCGCGAAGAAACTACCGATGCGGTCAGTAGAAACATATTCGTCACCATTTTCCCCCTTTGCTTGGGCTATTTTACTTTGAATAATGGAGTCGTAGAGTCCTTTACAAGTCTGCTTAATATTATCTAAACGACTTTTCTCACCGCAGCTTCTTTCAGCAATTGCTAACATCATGATGTAAAAGACATACATATCTTTATCGCCGACCCTTTCGTCGCCATCAATAAAGTCGTCGGCGATACTAGTAGACAAGCTAAACAGTAAACTTTGCATCACACTTTCAATGCGCTCAGGCCATTGCTCTTGAGGAATATCGCAAACACGAAATAAAAACCAAATTGATGGGTATCCCATGCACTTTGACGAAAAGTATTGAGCCGACTGACCCAATACAGAACTAATAAGAGGGCCGTATTCTTGCAAATGCTCACAAACCTGTTGAGATACTTGATTGCGGACAGGTGTCGCATCCAAGATGCGCTCAAGCGCATCAGAAACATATTTATCCATGGACTATTCCTTATTATCAATGACAAATTAAACGATATACGGGAAGAAAATCCCAAACACATACTCATAGAGTTTTACCCCTTCAAGGGTAATAAAGGCTTGAGTTGAATTACCATGAACTAACTTAAAGTCTTTCATATCCACAATATCAATAATCACTTCAGCACGACCATCCTTTACTCCCATAATGGTTTTAACCTTTCCTTTAATAGAACCATACTTAAGATAATTATATGCGCTGAGTTTAACTTCAACCTCTTTACCCAAGGCGATATCGAGAATGTGCTTTTCATCGACATAACCTTTGGTAACAAAGTGCTGTCCTTCAGGGTAGATGGTGTAAACCAATTCGCCTTTTCTATATTGGGTTTTGCGAATGCCATTGAGACTTTCAAACTCAACTCGGCCATCAACTTCAGCCTTGCCCTGCAAGCGGTTATGATTTTTTTCCAATTGCGCTAACTCTAATTCTTTAAGTTTTAGGCTATCGGCAAACACTTTAGCTTCGTTTTCCAATACAGATAAAGTCACCGCCATATCGCGCTGACGGGTTAAACCTATCTGTTGTTGGCTTTGTTGATTTTTTAATTGCGCCAATTTCAGCTGTTGTTGATGAATATCTTGCTCCATCTCAATGATTTCCGCTCGCTTATGGAATAAATCCTGTTGATAGCGGATTTTGCGGTCTTTAGAGATATGACTTAAATTAGTCACTCCTTCGACAAAGGTCGATTGCTTAAGATAATCCTTATTAAGTAAAGTCAATTCTTGCTTCAACCTAACCAGCAGGTCTTCGATCATGATAATCTCAGCCTTTATACTTTTGACTTCAACCTCTTCAAACTGACTGAGCATAGCCACCGAACTTCGAGTTTGCTCTATTTTCTGCTTTAAAGCCTGCGCTTGCACTTGATCGCGGATCTCTTCTTGCCGAAGCAAAACCAACTGATCCTTAAGCTGAATATTTTCCGCTTGGTACATAGACATATCGGACACCACTTTACTCCCATCAGGCACCTGATATTGATCAATAATAATATCTCGCTCAGCGTAATGAAGGACAGGTTCGGGAACGATATAAATAAACGCTTCTTCCAGCACCACTCGCAATTGAATCGTTACCGCCAATGACGCCACTAATGCAATAGAAAATAACCAAAAAGTCACTTTTAACAACTTAGAGCGAGCTTTTCTCAATTCACCGTGAATATTGTCATTGACCTCATGCATATGCCACATCCTTGCGTTTATCAGTCTGTTTACTATCCGACAGACGTTTAGTTAACGTCAGAAGTTCACTGCGTTCACTATCAATAGTAAAATCATGGGCAACATAAAGAATGATACAGTTTGTTTTCTGATTAATAAGCTCACCAACAATCTTACTAGTGTGCTTATCTAAACCACGAAACACCTCATCAAACACCAATATAGGCTTATTCGACAAATACACTCTCAAAAACAAGATAATCTGTCTTTGTCCCTCAGAAAAAGGATTCACCCTATCACTAATTTGCGTATGCAATTGCTCCGGCAAAGCTGCAATTACAGACCATAGACCTATTTTCTTAAGTAAATCAACGACCGTTTCTTGTTCGATTGCTTGGCCTAAAGTAATGTTTTCCCACAGCGTAGTAGTAAACAGAATGTCATGGGGAAAGTACGCCGCACAATGGTTAATACGACGGTTTGAGTTAACCAAACGCTCGCCAATTTTAAAAGAAAATTCGCCATCAATGGGGTCAAACAAACCGACCAACGACTTACAAAAAGTCGTTTTACCTGCACCATTAGCACCAACCAATTTATAAATTCGATTAAGTTTAAAGGTAGTATCAGGTACATCACAAACAGCCTTACCATTAACCCCAACCTTAAGACCACAAACACTTACTTGCTCAATTGGCTGACATTCAACAGGTTTATCATTCAACTCCTTTTCATTGATACTGACACTATCCAAAAACTCCCGATAACGCTTTAGAGTTATACTAGTGCGCTTCAATTGCATAAAAGACATCAATATTTGCATTGTGGTTTTCATCGAAATTTCAGAAAATGCCATTAAAGTCAACATTTCACCTAAAGTGAACTTATTTAAAGACAAAATACTTATCACCACAATTGCTCGGATAGCAATACTGCTAACAGTACGGACGACAGAAGTACTAGTTTGAATTTTTTGCTGTAAAAACGACACATCCCGCTCACGATTGAGAAAATCCTCCATACGAGCAGTACATCGTTTAAAGACTTGACTTTTATAATTATTAGCGCGGATAGTTTCCCGCCCATCAACAATATCATCGACTACAGACAAAAAATCTGATTTAATTTGAAAACGCTGGGTTTCATACTCAACAGTTTTAGGAACGGCTTTAAGG
This window contains:
- a CDS encoding glycerophosphodiester phosphodiesterase family protein, which translates into the protein MKKLANILLILALVGTVIVGFFKSPEFQLRHQGDVVAYRGGGLVVDYLKLKQTGCMAQSITASESGLIENTLAAVEQQIKNGVRNIHLNVQLTRDNRLVAFHDNDLSCATDGEGKVHQLTWEQIKDLDAGYGYTLDGGKTFPYRNQGLRIALLETLVTDPDVTYWLNLKTTAKRASRILLEFIDTLEPQMQQQIVHIGNAQVVDYIHSLNPQVNSITQRDLKTCLIDYALVGWSESYPNSCKNRIIIVSPEFAEYLWGWPEQFAARAQQHGSRVYLWTKHQSYQHSDNLLLHGIGLISGNAPAALSQGSL
- a CDS encoding glycosyltransferase — translated: MKIVYFLERFPELSETFIRQEILGLLQQGISVRVVTVACSEQSNHVDLANEHPLLARCEVDVIGEQDLVYSKGRMLRWLLHPYSQGKFKQRWDNLNAKHYRTKLLYKIVSGPKRIAADEIVITHFGGAGVMAAQLKQFGYIQGPLVSVLHAYELTKLPAFKDLTPHYHKLFTQADKVLSVCRFMQDKITSLGCAREKVDVMHMGVNIEQLAQLAEYHKMDAGLLRVLFVGRLTQKKGILDALEALARVSNRVNFHFDIVGDGELNLICENSVRELELEDRVTLHGALAHHKTLQLMAQTDVLLLPSKTADNGDMEGVPVVLMEAMAMKKVVLSSFHSGIGELVDDGENGFLVAEGDIEGLSLKIELIANFTSDMRLHIGQQAVAKVSQLFNQGKQSHALASLLREL
- a CDS encoding phytanoyl-CoA dioxygenase family protein, whose translation is MFDKYYDMSAHQKQLNDTGLVKFEGLLNEQMLDKLEACYDRIMAGEYVSGNPPPRRTHPPKDSEKYLTRVSYPTVADPALVGLLMEAGIGVLSSRLMNSDFAQAFFIHLVNKVPGEGLEYNISWHQDGQYGKHLFSGHWITAHIALEDVNSDDAPILYVENSHRLEPLNKREVSGFSFRKPLDELGQQFAQKTGIKWNVVEYLSKRGDVTFHDSRLIHATDNLLSGRTRKTFVLHLRFEHNKLLFSDPIHVTNEPPQPNFYVDIADSIMCPVLHGVATDLPERRLKAG
- a CDS encoding phytanoyl-CoA dioxygenase family protein; its protein translation is MFECQYDFNQKRQHYLDNGVVGFEKLIGEDLLERLEACFDRIIEGNYLTGVPPTNRTHMPNDSYDNLTRISCPAIADPQMVSLLMEAGIGVVANALSESDFVQAWGIQLINKVPGEGPEFNIGWHQDGQYSPWLFEGDWITAHITLSDVNEDDAPVLYIEDSHHLPTFKQGLHKGQITGQAFKADLYEHGLVLAERLNVPWKVKYHTSKRGDVNFHHSRLIHASDNLRSGKTRKTFSIHMRTSHNPLVINEPFLIRNNPPQTSYYLDFADQLMCPVIHGVATDLVGFAAPKQTFEELNCV
- a CDS encoding carbamoyltransferase C-terminal domain-containing protein encodes the protein MLIMGVHSIGHDSAVSFVENGELIWSIETERLSRVKHDGKIQTTLDYLKEHKADLLQRVDVVSFSTHVSNKVAKIDDFETLNQGIDQHNFYFESKTLITGKSVKCFVVAHEMCHAMVGFQYAKPAEKQLCFVNEGRGHFSRNCVVRRDGKQLTITHCNELPWFGSGMGWTSLAVMMGIEKSPSAAGKVMGMAAYGEYEPRYAEMILAAPHNLYDYSVVERPKFLAKLFKQYIGQPTFKVKANLAATLQQLFAQTVVEHVSHIVTDEDLSVSMSGGCALNLMVNTLLWQRYGERYSVPPVCNDSGQSLGAAIFAQLQLKGHLLEPVSVYSCGESYTVERDWLEKQGFIVEDYTAQKLAKYLHNHEVVAWYQGKSEMGPRALGNRSLFASCQAHGMKDRLNHMVKSREWYRPLAAIVAEESLAKITNDIFPSKYMLFNYDIDSDLIPEATHVDGTSRLQIVSSTDNAKVHELLLAYEKFSGVGALINTSLNGRGKPICLTPEDVINDFADRDVDVYVFGDLIARRGHFV
- a CDS encoding ATP-binding cassette domain-containing protein; translated protein: MLFKRLKLSFSYSKHIRVLFVFALLISLIGSFTAFFTQYLIDSVIPSGDMRFLLIFLMFYACYETLNLTIGYLSRSYRVVLEKFLDYHHLDKYLVALLTAKIPELNSYKKGSLIQRIYDAQNIKKYYLTLQVDIAVSFLTIFVLSSIILYMSPLIGLVMAISLGLLVVIYLKAVPKTVEYETQRFQIKSDFLSVVDDIVDGRETIRANNYKSQVFKRCTARMEDFLNRERDVSFLQQKIQTSTSVVRTVSSIAIRAIVVISILSLNKFTLGEMLTLMAFSEISMKTTMQILMSFMQLKRTSITLKRYREFLDSVSINEKELNDKPVECQPIEQVSVCGLKVGVNGKAVCDVPDTTFKLNRIYKLVGANGAGKTTFCKSLVGLFDPIDGEFSFKIGERLVNSNRRINHCAAYFPHDILFTTTLWENITLGQAIEQETVVDLLKKIGLWSVIAALPEQLHTQISDRVNPFSEGQRQIILFLRVYLSNKPILVFDEVFRGLDKHTSKIVGELINQKTNCIILYVAHDFTIDSERSELLTLTKRLSDSKQTDKRKDVAYA